The following proteins are co-located in the Ancylothrix sp. D3o genome:
- a CDS encoding NUDIX hydrolase — translation MPREATPTSYYAFVIVQKDNKFLLIQELRYQQHWYFPGGNVEFGENILEAAKRETQEEAGIPITLDGILQIEHTTLPNQNMTRLRVFLSAHPQDNTPPKTYADEHSLGAGWFTLEEINQMPLREKNLAELCKNISQGRQIYPLDLLTFKTQTDNL, via the coding sequence ATGCCTCGTGAAGCCACACCGACATCCTATTATGCCTTTGTTATCGTTCAAAAAGACAACAAATTTTTACTCATTCAAGAATTGCGGTATCAACAACATTGGTACTTTCCGGGGGGAAACGTAGAATTTGGCGAAAACATATTAGAAGCAGCAAAACGCGAAACCCAAGAAGAAGCCGGCATCCCCATCACCCTTGACGGCATCCTTCAAATAGAACACACAACCCTCCCCAACCAAAACATGACCCGCCTGCGAGTTTTTTTGAGTGCCCATCCCCAAGACAACACCCCACCAAAAACCTATGCAGACGAACACTCCCTTGGCGCCGGCTGGTTTACCCTCGAAGAAATCAACCAAATGCCCCTCCGCGAAAAAAACCTGGCAGAACTGTGTAAAAATATCTCCCAAGGCCGGCAAATCTATCCCTTAGACCTATTGACATTCAAAACCCAAACCGATAACCTTTAA
- a CDS encoding cell envelope integrity protein TolA, with translation MTSTLPILNSVRSAILQPTTIAIAASVGLHGVLGITLPVFSFGNNNQNEGFSKVQVVQLTPEEQKLLATGQNPYSLAPLSPLSSNFKLPSIPLPPSLPPLAGEIPPSLSQPLPPIPDIPPLPPIPSSTTGPLPALSFPNLSIQPNPTLINPPLPNSSFPSNFASSFPSNFPSTSSYNSSFPNVPQTGSWDQLPPPPPATALGYPSLNNPNFLPNLTPADPTKNPFLDTTVPTDIGSPKTPPSNLQNSPAGNRTQLATRIQENQKKMQALLNQQRQAQNTNIDPTQVRRDVGIIALQAGFNQFEQAKQQNPEITYGANAPTINVEPPKSAASPEEPRYAVVAVTTNSNGEVTDAKLTASSGDPAIDEAALKAARQQTYPATGKDTFYNQPVIFGNNTPPTPQQPATQLQPQQPTTQPQQPAPLTPPATQPTQPAPLTPPAPLTPPANQPTQPAPLTPPTTQPQQPAPLTPPATQPQQPAPLTPPATQPEQPSTPQPTETTPPPSEQQNQPTPTETPAPPQPTETPTTPAPEQPASSQPAPTTGTAADLQMPTWLPPSVSQTPAPAPAPAPENSQPATPAAPPPSEPAAP, from the coding sequence ATGACGAGCACCCTCCCCATCCTCAACTCAGTTCGCAGCGCTATCCTGCAACCCACCACCATCGCAATTGCCGCCTCCGTTGGTCTGCACGGCGTGCTCGGAATCACTTTGCCGGTGTTCTCCTTTGGCAACAACAACCAAAACGAAGGCTTCAGCAAAGTACAAGTTGTCCAGCTAACCCCCGAAGAACAAAAACTCCTTGCCACCGGCCAAAACCCCTACAGCCTCGCCCCTCTCTCGCCCCTCTCCTCCAACTTCAAACTCCCCTCCATCCCCTTACCGCCCAGCTTGCCACCCCTAGCCGGCGAAATACCCCCCAGCTTATCGCAGCCCTTACCCCCGATCCCCGACATCCCGCCCCTCCCCCCAATACCAAGCTCAACCACCGGCCCCCTCCCCGCCCTCAGCTTTCCCAACCTCAGCATTCAACCAAACCCAACCTTAATTAACCCACCCCTCCCCAACTCAAGCTTCCCATCCAACTTTGCATCAAGCTTCCCCTCCAACTTCCCCTCAACATCCTCTTACAATTCCAGCTTTCCCAACGTTCCCCAAACCGGCAGTTGGGATCAATTGCCACCCCCACCCCCCGCAACAGCCCTCGGTTATCCAAGCCTCAACAACCCCAACTTCCTCCCCAACCTCACCCCAGCCGATCCCACCAAAAACCCCTTTCTTGACACCACAGTGCCAACCGACATAGGCAGCCCCAAAACACCCCCATCCAACCTCCAAAACAGCCCCGCAGGCAACCGCACCCAGTTAGCTACTCGCATCCAAGAAAATCAAAAGAAAATGCAGGCTTTGCTTAACCAGCAAAGACAAGCCCAAAACACCAACATCGATCCCACCCAAGTACGCAGAGACGTGGGAATCATCGCCTTGCAAGCCGGCTTCAACCAATTCGAGCAAGCCAAACAGCAAAACCCCGAAATCACCTACGGCGCCAACGCCCCCACCATCAACGTTGAGCCACCTAAATCAGCCGCCTCACCCGAAGAACCCCGCTATGCCGTCGTAGCTGTCACCACAAACAGCAACGGCGAAGTCACCGATGCCAAACTAACCGCCTCCTCTGGAGATCCCGCCATCGACGAAGCCGCCCTCAAAGCCGCCAGACAGCAAACCTATCCAGCCACCGGCAAAGACACCTTTTACAATCAGCCAGTCATCTTTGGCAACAACACCCCACCCACACCCCAACAACCAGCAACCCAACTTCAACCCCAACAACCAACAACCCAACCCCAACAACCGGCACCTTTAACACCACCGGCAACCCAACCAACTCAACCGGCACCTTTAACACCACCGGCACCTTTAACACCACCGGCAAACCAACCAACTCAACCGGCACCTTTAACCCCACCGACAACCCAACCCCAACAACCGGCACCTTTAACACCACCGGCAACCCAACCCCAACAACCGGCACCTTTAACCCCACCGGCAACCCAACCCGAACAACCAAGCACACCCCAACCCACCGAAACCACCCCACCCCCATCTGAACAACAAAACCAACCAACCCCAACAGAAACCCCCGCACCCCCCCAACCCACCGAAACCCCAACCACCCCCGCACCCGAACAACCGGCCAGCAGCCAACCGGCCCCAACAACGGGCACAGCCGCCGACCTCCAAATGCCTACCTGGCTGCCCCCAAGCGTCAGCCAAACCCCCGCACCCGCACCCGCACCCGCACCCGAAAACAGCCAACCAGCCACCCCAGCCGCTCCCCCACCAAGCGAACCCGCAGCCCCCTAA
- a CDS encoding aspartate kinase: MALIVQKYGGSSVGTVERIQAVAQRVIKTAKAGNQLVVVVSAMGKTTDGLVKLAQEISPNPSRREMDMLLSTGEQISIALLSMALQELGQPAISLTGAQVGIVTEAEHTRARILNIQTERIERQIEQGKVVVVAGFQGISNTTDLEITTLGRGGSDTSAVALAAALRANRCEIYTDVPGIFTTDPRLVPNAQLMAEITCDEMLELASLGAKVLHPRAVEIARNYAVPLVVLSSWTEDKGTLVTSPPRVGRPVEGLELVYPVDAIEFDTDQAKVSLLRVPDRPGIAARLFGEIGRCNLDVDLIIQSIHELNTNDIAFTVTKNTLNSAEAVASAIAPTLRSQPSAAEEAEVLVERNIAKVSIAGAGMIGRPGVAAQMFQALADAEVNILMISTSEVKVSCVVEAERIDQAISALCKSFDLSTSPIVGSQPPSPPLIASPPSPPVRGVALDMKQARLAIRHIPDRPGMAAKIFVLLAQKNISVDMIIQSQRCHIINGLPTRDIAFTVARTDAEDARKILEPLAAELGCAEVVVDTAIAKVSVVGSGMINHPGVAAQMFDALAKEKINIQMIATSEIKISCVVDEQSGVKALQVIHEAFELAGTTKIEVPA; the protein is encoded by the coding sequence ATGGCCTTAATCGTTCAAAAATACGGTGGAAGCTCAGTCGGCACAGTCGAGCGAATTCAAGCAGTAGCCCAAAGAGTCATCAAAACAGCAAAAGCCGGCAACCAATTAGTCGTAGTTGTTTCAGCAATGGGCAAAACAACCGACGGCCTCGTAAAACTCGCTCAAGAAATCTCCCCAAACCCAAGCCGGCGAGAAATGGATATGCTGCTGTCTACCGGCGAGCAAATCTCCATTGCCCTCCTCAGCATGGCCCTCCAAGAACTCGGCCAGCCCGCCATCTCCCTCACCGGCGCCCAAGTAGGCATCGTCACCGAAGCCGAACACACCCGCGCCCGCATCCTCAACATCCAGACAGAACGCATTGAACGCCAAATCGAACAAGGCAAAGTCGTCGTAGTCGCCGGCTTCCAAGGCATCAGCAACACCACCGACCTCGAAATCACCACCCTCGGACGCGGCGGTTCCGACACCTCCGCCGTCGCCCTCGCAGCCGCCCTGCGAGCCAATCGCTGCGAAATCTACACCGACGTCCCCGGCATCTTCACCACAGACCCCCGCCTCGTCCCCAACGCCCAATTAATGGCCGAAATCACCTGTGATGAAATGCTCGAACTCGCCAGCCTTGGGGCAAAAGTCCTCCACCCCCGCGCCGTTGAAATCGCCCGTAACTACGCCGTCCCCCTCGTCGTCCTCTCAAGCTGGACAGAAGACAAAGGCACCCTCGTCACTTCACCCCCCCGCGTTGGCCGTCCCGTCGAAGGCTTAGAACTTGTTTACCCCGTCGATGCCATCGAATTTGACACCGACCAAGCCAAAGTATCCCTCCTCCGCGTCCCCGACCGGCCCGGTATAGCCGCCCGTTTATTTGGCGAAATAGGCCGGTGTAACCTAGACGTAGACCTGATTATCCAATCCATCCACGAACTCAACACCAACGACATCGCCTTTACCGTTACCAAAAACACCCTCAACTCAGCCGAAGCCGTCGCCTCAGCCATCGCCCCAACCCTTCGTTCCCAGCCCAGCGCAGCCGAAGAAGCCGAAGTTTTAGTCGAACGCAACATCGCCAAAGTCAGCATCGCTGGTGCCGGCATGATCGGACGTCCCGGCGTCGCCGCCCAAATGTTCCAAGCCCTCGCCGATGCAGAAGTCAATATCCTAATGATTTCTACCTCAGAAGTCAAAGTTAGCTGCGTCGTTGAAGCTGAACGAATCGACCAAGCCATCAGCGCCCTCTGCAAAAGCTTTGACCTCAGCACCTCTCCCATCGTAGGCTCACAGCCCCCCTCCCCGCCCTTGATCGCCTCCCCGCCCTCTCCCCCAGTGCGTGGCGTCGCCCTCGACATGAAACAAGCGCGTTTAGCCATTCGCCACATCCCCGACCGTCCGGGCATGGCCGCTAAGATTTTTGTCCTCTTAGCGCAAAAAAATATTAGCGTCGATATGATTATTCAATCCCAGCGCTGCCACATTATCAACGGACTACCCACCCGCGATATCGCTTTTACCGTCGCCCGCACCGATGCTGAAGACGCCCGCAAAATCTTAGAACCTCTCGCCGCCGAGTTAGGTTGCGCTGAGGTGGTTGTTGACACCGCTATTGCTAAAGTCAGTGTCGTGGGTTCAGGCATGATCAATCATCCGGGGGTAGCAGCACAGATGTTTGATGCTTTAGCAAAAGAAAAAATCAATATCCAAATGATTGCTACATCAGAAATTAAAATTAGTTGTGTAGTCGATGAACAAAGCGGCGTCAAAGCTTTACAAGTCATCCACGAAGCTTTTGAGTTGGCAGGAACCACAAAAATAGAAGTGCCGGCTTAG
- a CDS encoding DUF4346 domain-containing protein yields MTSADNITAIDQQLSKRPLELDPGGYFLIYLDKEAGLICAKHFSNTINEKGLAVDPETGQVIPARGKVERTHSEVFTGRTAKELCVKLLEETKPSPVTMLDHAAYLGREFVRAEICLINGQDYIQD; encoded by the coding sequence ATGACTTCAGCAGACAACATTACTGCCATAGACCAGCAACTTTCTAAACGCCCTTTAGAATTAGATCCAGGCGGCTATTTTCTTATTTATCTCGATAAAGAAGCCGGTTTAATTTGTGCCAAACATTTCAGCAACACCATCAATGAAAAAGGTTTAGCTGTCGATCCCGAAACCGGCCAAGTTATCCCCGCACGCGGCAAAGTTGAACGCACCCATAGCGAAGTTTTCACCGGCAGAACTGCTAAAGAACTCTGCGTTAAACTCTTGGAAGAAACCAAACCAAGCCCTGTAACCATGCTCGATCACGCCGCCTATCTCGGTAGAGAATTTGTCCGCGCCGAAATTTGTTTAATCAACGGCCAGGATTATATTCAAGATTAA
- the psb32 gene encoding photosystem II repair protein Psb32: MKQLFTLVKHRLPYHIRLILSIVVLVVATQLIGLPALATGVYEIPSLAAGDPTWVIDKDEIISRINEGSISTKLDKLAKETGFEVRFVTVRRFDYGETAETFADKLFDKWFPTGEAKANQVLLVLDTTKNTSAIRTGDDLKSILSDEIAESVAQETLMVPLREGDKYNQAFLDAADRLVAVLSGEADPGARVVADTLNVERTFKKAEETDQGNSTIVVVVLLIAATVIPMVTYFWYQGFS, encoded by the coding sequence ATGAAGCAGCTTTTCACTTTGGTAAAGCATCGGCTGCCTTATCATATTCGGTTGATTTTGTCAATCGTTGTTTTAGTGGTAGCGACTCAGTTGATAGGACTACCGGCTTTGGCAACAGGCGTTTATGAAATTCCTAGTCTGGCGGCGGGTGATCCGACTTGGGTAATTGATAAGGATGAGATTATTAGCCGCATTAACGAAGGAAGTATTAGCACTAAACTGGATAAGCTGGCAAAAGAAACAGGCTTTGAGGTGCGATTTGTAACGGTGCGACGGTTTGATTATGGCGAAACGGCTGAGACGTTTGCTGATAAGCTTTTTGATAAATGGTTTCCGACAGGCGAAGCGAAAGCTAATCAAGTTTTGTTGGTGTTAGATACAACAAAAAATACTTCGGCAATTCGCACGGGTGATGATTTGAAGTCTATTTTGTCTGATGAAATTGCCGAAAGTGTGGCACAGGAAACTTTAATGGTGCCTTTGCGCGAAGGCGATAAATATAATCAGGCTTTTCTGGATGCTGCTGATCGGTTGGTAGCGGTGTTGTCGGGAGAAGCTGATCCGGGGGCGCGCGTGGTTGCTGATACTTTAAATGTGGAACGCACGTTTAAAAAGGCCGAAGAAACTGATCAGGGTAACTCGACAATTGTTGTGGTGGTGTTGTTAATTGCGGCAACGGTTATCCCAATGGTGACGTATTTCTGGTATCAAGGTTTTTCGTAA
- a CDS encoding SDR family oxidoreductase, with translation MNITILGCGYVGTALAKLWQNTGHNLTLTTTTPEKITSLQQISPQVKLVKGSDFDAIVSALENQEVVVLSVGARSLNSYRQTYLETAQNLVLAAQKVKTLKQIIYTSSYSVYGNHNGQWVDEETPLKTGNENGQILAQTEQALIEAGSENLAVCILRLGGIYGPGREIEKIFSSAFGKTRPGTGKDITNWIHLDDIVGAIEYARKNRLNGIYNLVNDAYLTSQELLDGLSQRHGLPNVSWDASVESLRSYNARVANSKIKAAGYQLIHPQTLS, from the coding sequence ATGAACATTACCATCCTTGGCTGTGGATATGTCGGAACTGCACTAGCAAAACTCTGGCAAAATACTGGTCACAACCTAACCCTCACAACTACAACGCCCGAAAAAATTACCTCTTTACAGCAAATTTCCCCCCAGGTAAAACTGGTCAAAGGCAGTGATTTTGATGCCATAGTTTCGGCACTAGAAAATCAAGAAGTGGTAGTTTTAAGTGTCGGTGCCCGTAGCCTAAATTCCTACCGCCAAACATATCTTGAAACCGCCCAGAACTTAGTTTTAGCCGCGCAAAAAGTCAAAACCCTAAAACAGATTATATACACCAGCAGCTATTCAGTTTATGGCAACCATAACGGCCAGTGGGTAGATGAAGAAACACCCCTTAAAACCGGCAATGAAAACGGCCAAATTTTAGCCCAAACTGAACAAGCATTAATCGAAGCTGGATCAGAAAATTTAGCAGTTTGTATTCTCCGACTCGGAGGAATTTATGGCCCCGGAAGAGAAATAGAAAAAATATTTAGTTCCGCCTTTGGAAAAACCCGTCCGGGGACAGGAAAAGACATCACCAACTGGATACACTTAGATGATATTGTCGGGGCAATCGAATATGCCAGAAAAAACCGGCTCAACGGCATTTACAATTTAGTTAATGATGCTTACCTAACCAGTCAAGAACTTTTGGATGGCTTATCACAGCGTCACGGCTTACCCAACGTTTCCTGGGATGCTTCTGTTGAGTCGCTTCGGTCTTATAATGCACGAGTTGCCAATAGCAAAATAAAAGCAGCAGGATATCAACTTATCCACCCTCAAACTTTATCCTAA
- a CDS encoding gluconokinase has protein sequence MIILVMGVSGAGKSTIGNLLAKSLGWEFSDADDFHPPANIEKMSLGIPLLDADRLPWIEKMQTAIDGWLKEDKNVVLACSALKDSYRKLLQPDAEKIKLVYLKGSFDLINQRLTHRQNHYMKSNLLFSQFETLEEPQEGLCVDAGEPPEVIVAEIKKSLGI, from the coding sequence ATGATTATTTTGGTGATGGGAGTTTCGGGAGCGGGAAAATCAACAATTGGGAACTTATTGGCAAAATCTTTAGGCTGGGAGTTTAGCGATGCAGATGATTTTCACCCACCGGCCAACATCGAAAAAATGAGCCTAGGAATTCCGCTTTTAGATGCAGATCGTTTGCCTTGGATTGAGAAAATGCAAACGGCGATTGATGGCTGGCTAAAAGAAGATAAAAATGTTGTTTTAGCTTGTTCAGCGTTAAAAGATTCCTACCGAAAATTGTTGCAGCCAGATGCAGAAAAAATAAAGTTAGTTTATTTGAAAGGTTCGTTTGATTTAATAAACCAACGCCTCACGCATCGGCAAAATCATTATATGAAAAGTAATTTATTGTTCAGTCAGTTTGAGACTCTTGAGGAACCGCAAGAGGGGCTGTGTGTAGATGCCGGTGAACCGCCGGAAGTTATTGTGGCTGAAATCAAGAAAAGTTTGGGAATTTAG
- a CDS encoding GGDEF domain-containing protein produces MKIFPFFKNISPLQAMLLAGFLLAVIFWLDWTIKNYLSLSIFYLVPISIVTWFAGRFYGFFMSVVSSVLWWAANLSDYPIPVNAGIYCWNTAVRLSFFLLTTYLLSELQNSLRREKQLARTDFLTGVANTRFFFEFADIEIKRAQRYRYCLTIAYLDVDNFKKINDQFGHKTGDELLKLLSKTIKSKIRSTDLLARMGGDEFAILMPETAYEQAQVVLDRVQKCLQEAMQEHQWQVTFSIGAVTFIKAPNSVEDLIERADNLMYYVKHNGKNLVKHERFENEQT; encoded by the coding sequence GTGAAAATTTTCCCGTTTTTCAAAAATATTTCGCCTCTTCAAGCGATGTTGCTGGCCGGTTTCTTGCTGGCGGTCATTTTCTGGCTTGATTGGACTATCAAAAATTATCTTTCTCTATCGATTTTTTATTTGGTTCCCATTTCTATAGTTACTTGGTTTGCCGGCCGGTTTTATGGTTTTTTTATGTCCGTTGTCAGTTCGGTTTTATGGTGGGCTGCGAATTTATCAGATTATCCCATTCCTGTCAATGCGGGGATTTATTGCTGGAATACAGCGGTAAGATTAAGCTTTTTTTTATTAACAACTTATTTGCTTTCAGAATTGCAGAACTCTCTGCGGCGAGAAAAGCAACTTGCTCGTACTGATTTTCTCACGGGGGTTGCTAATACCCGCTTCTTTTTTGAATTTGCGGACATTGAAATTAAGCGGGCGCAACGTTACCGTTATTGCTTAACTATTGCTTATTTGGATGTGGATAATTTTAAAAAAATCAATGATCAATTCGGTCATAAAACCGGAGATGAGCTTTTAAAATTGTTGTCTAAAACTATTAAATCAAAAATTCGCTCAACGGATTTGCTCGCTCGGATGGGTGGTGATGAATTTGCAATTTTGATGCCGGAGACAGCTTACGAACAGGCTCAAGTTGTTTTAGATAGAGTTCAAAAATGTTTGCAGGAAGCAATGCAAGAGCATCAATGGCAGGTTACATTTAGTATTGGGGCGGTGACGTTTATTAAAGCGCCAAATTCTGTAGAAGATTTGATTGAAAGAGCGGACAACCTGATGTATTACGTCAAGCATAACGGCAAAAATTTGGTTAAGCATGAACGCTTTGAAAACGAGCAGACTTAG
- a CDS encoding HhoA/HhoB/HtrA family serine endopeptidase → MHTQPQDVNKVSAESNTVELKSSKPNFYWKQSVSYLSTMLLGAAIAWSGSYYFFSHASMPQTRPALAQAIASPVQSRLPLSADGSNFVTPVVESVGPAVVRIDASKTVTSEVPEVFNDPFFREFFGGVPVPPQRQVQRGSGSGFIINSNGQILTNAHVVAGADEVRVTLKDGRSFKGRVLGTDPVTDVAVVKIEAQNLPVVRVGDSEKLQPGEWAIAIGNPLGLDNTVTVGIISATGRLSSQVGIPDKRVSFIQTDAAINPGNSGGPLLNAAGEVIGMNTAIINGAQGLGFAIPIATAQRIADQLIASGKVQHPYLGVQMVTLSPELKQEINSNPNSGLTVNEDKGVLVVRVMPNSPAAKAGLRAGDVIKKINGTPTLDASTVQQVVEKGQVGSKLSVELGRNGQSLTVAVQAATFPVEQQEP, encoded by the coding sequence ATGCACACACAACCCCAAGATGTCAATAAGGTTTCTGCCGAATCTAATACTGTGGAATTAAAATCTTCAAAGCCTAATTTTTATTGGAAACAGTCGGTGAGCTATTTATCAACTATGCTTCTGGGTGCTGCTATTGCTTGGTCGGGCAGTTATTATTTTTTTAGCCATGCTTCTATGCCGCAGACAAGACCGGCTCTGGCACAAGCTATTGCAAGTCCGGTTCAATCACGGTTGCCTTTGAGTGCTGATGGCTCTAATTTTGTGACACCGGTGGTGGAAAGTGTCGGGCCGGCTGTGGTGCGTATTGATGCTTCTAAAACGGTTACTTCTGAAGTACCAGAGGTTTTTAATGATCCGTTTTTCCGTGAGTTCTTTGGCGGTGTGCCGGTGCCTCCCCAAAGGCAAGTTCAAAGGGGTTCGGGTTCGGGTTTTATTATTAATTCTAATGGTCAAATTTTGACGAATGCTCATGTGGTAGCTGGTGCGGATGAGGTACGAGTTACTCTCAAAGATGGCCGCAGTTTTAAAGGTCGGGTTTTGGGAACTGACCCGGTTACGGATGTGGCGGTGGTGAAAATTGAAGCCCAAAATTTGCCGGTGGTGAGAGTTGGTGATTCGGAAAAACTCCAACCGGGTGAATGGGCAATTGCTATTGGCAATCCTCTGGGTTTAGATAATACGGTGACGGTGGGAATTATTAGCGCTACCGGCCGGTTAAGTTCTCAAGTCGGAATTCCTGATAAACGGGTTAGCTTTATTCAAACTGATGCGGCAATTAATCCGGGCAATTCGGGCGGGCCACTCCTCAATGCAGCGGGTGAGGTGATCGGTATGAATACGGCGATTATTAATGGAGCCCAGGGGTTGGGTTTTGCTATTCCTATTGCTACTGCTCAACGCATTGCCGATCAGTTGATCGCTTCGGGTAAAGTGCAGCATCCTTATTTAGGTGTTCAAATGGTGACCCTTAGCCCAGAACTTAAACAAGAAATTAATAGTAACCCTAATTCTGGTTTAACAGTAAATGAGGATAAGGGGGTTCTGGTTGTCCGGGTGATGCCTAATTCTCCGGCGGCGAAGGCCGGTTTGCGCGCGGGTGATGTGATTAAAAAAATTAATGGGACACCGACTCTTGATGCTTCTACGGTTCAGCAGGTGGTAGAAAAAGGTCAAGTGGGATCTAAATTGTCTGTAGAGTTGGGCCGTAATGGACAAAGTTTAACGGTGGCTGTGCAAGCGGCCACTTTCCCGGTGGAACAACAGGAGCCGTAA
- a CDS encoding pentapeptide repeat-containing protein, translated as METEEILRKYAAGVRDFQAANLCEANLSRATLSGANLSQANLSIANLGGANLSGANLSHAKLNVAKLNGANLNGANLNGADLNVANLIRADLSDASLIQAALIRAELIRVDLSRANLSEANLNGASLREAKLRQANLAGANLSEADLTNASLKAANLERSTLRETDLRGADLSGANLRNAELRRANLSGAKLIGADLSGANLRWADLSGATVRWADLSEAKLSGANLRGADLSNANLLNASLVYSDLTQSNLIEVDWMGADLSGATLTGAKLYEVLRYGLKTEGLICEWVDLSENGDRSTIYRLTPEDSKKFFNQTLPTVRITVDAPLTADAHLALAVAYHQVAQIYPALSNPPNIEVSGRRTTLTFRINSDARLFSTAYVAILPFKDAVISQEKIFRLVEMIESPDISNLLNQATGKLADIKKSETFTKMVKREKFFAAPTLTVLTNSGNRTLDVHHNPNFGKRWLSATENIELSASSLSENQQLALPPVSVVISFIQGLHFLSSK; from the coding sequence ATGGAAACTGAGGAAATTCTAAGAAAATATGCAGCCGGAGTCAGGGATTTTCAGGCCGCCAACCTCTGTGAAGCCAACCTGAGCCGAGCCACACTGAGCGGAGCCAACTTGAGCCAGGCCAACTTGAGCATCGCCAACTTAGGGGGAGCGAACCTCAGTGGAGCCAACTTGAGCCACGCTAAACTCAACGTCGCCAAACTCAACGGAGCCAACCTCAACGGAGCCAACCTCAACGGAGCCGATCTCAACGTTGCCAACCTGATCCGAGCCGACCTCAGCGATGCCAGTTTAATACAAGCCGCCCTGATTCGGGCGGAACTGATTCGCGTCGATTTAAGCCGCGCCAACCTCAGCGAAGCCAACCTCAACGGAGCCAGCCTCAGAGAAGCAAAACTGCGACAAGCCAACCTAGCCGGTGCAAACCTCAGTGAAGCCGATCTCACCAACGCATCCCTCAAAGCAGCCAACCTCGAACGCTCCACCCTGAGAGAAACCGACCTCAGAGGAGCCGATCTCAGCGGAGCCAACCTCAGAAACGCCGAATTGCGACGCGCCAACTTATCAGGAGCAAAACTGATCGGAGCCGATTTAAGCGGCGCAAACTTGCGATGGGCCGACCTATCCGGCGCAACCGTTCGCTGGGCCGACCTCAGCGAAGCGAAACTCAGCGGAGCAAACCTCAGAGGAGCCGACCTGAGCAATGCCAACTTACTCAACGCCAGCTTAGTATATTCCGACTTAACCCAGTCAAACTTAATCGAAGTTGACTGGATGGGAGCCGACTTATCGGGAGCCACCCTCACCGGCGCAAAACTCTACGAAGTTTTACGCTACGGACTCAAAACCGAAGGGTTAATCTGTGAATGGGTAGACCTCAGCGAAAACGGCGACCGTTCCACCATCTACCGGCTCACCCCCGAAGACTCAAAAAAATTTTTCAACCAAACCCTACCCACCGTCCGCATCACCGTTGATGCACCCCTGACTGCTGATGCTCACCTCGCCCTCGCCGTCGCCTACCACCAAGTTGCTCAGATATACCCCGCCCTCAGCAACCCCCCTAATATCGAAGTCAGCGGACGACGCACCACCCTAACCTTTAGGATAAATAGCGATGCCCGTTTATTTTCCACCGCCTACGTCGCCATCCTTCCCTTTAAAGATGCCGTCATCTCCCAAGAAAAAATCTTTCGCTTAGTCGAAATGATTGAATCGCCCGATATCAGCAACCTACTCAATCAAGCCACCGGCAAACTTGCGGACATCAAAAAATCTGAAACCTTTACCAAAATGGTAAAACGCGAAAAATTCTTCGCCGCTCCCACCCTAACCGTACTCACCAACTCTGGAAACCGTACCCTCGATGTGCATCATAACCCGAACTTTGGCAAACGCTGGCTCAGCGCCACCGAAAACATCGAACTAAGCGCCTCCTCCCTTTCCGAAAACCAGCAATTGGCTTTACCCCCAGTAAGCGTTGTCATCAGTTTTATCCAAGGATTACATTTTCTCTCCTCCAAATAA